In Streptomyces sp. NBC_00878, a single window of DNA contains:
- a CDS encoding iron-sulfur cluster assembly accessory protein: MSVSDETTTVSDGILLSDAAAAKVQGLLEQEGRDDLALRVAVQPGGCSGLRYQLFFDERSLDGDVVKEFGSVKVVTDRMSAPYLGGASIDFVDTIEKQGFTIDNPNATGSCACGDSFS, translated from the coding sequence ATGTCCGTATCGGACGAGACCACCACCGTGAGCGACGGCATCCTCCTGTCGGACGCCGCCGCGGCCAAGGTCCAGGGCCTGCTGGAGCAGGAAGGCCGCGACGACCTGGCGCTGCGCGTCGCCGTTCAGCCCGGCGGCTGCTCCGGCCTGCGGTACCAGCTCTTCTTCGACGAGCGCTCCCTCGACGGCGATGTCGTCAAGGAGTTCGGCAGCGTGAAGGTCGTCACCGACCGCATGAGCGCTCCGTACCTGGGCGGAGCCTCCATCGACTTCGTGGACACCATCGAGAAGCAGGGCTTCACGATCGACAACCCGAACGCGACGGGTTCCTGCGCCTGCGGCGACTCGTTCAGCTAA
- the nadA gene encoding quinolinate synthase NadA, with the protein MTTAQTQELDVQPTPLALLLLGREADPRSERGVDCPGDLPSPSDPDLVERARAAKEKLGDKVFVLGHHYQRDEVIQFADVTGDSFKLAKDAAARPEAEYIVFCGVHFMAESADILTSDDQKVVLPDLAAGCSMADMATAEQVAECWDVLTEAGIAEQVVPVSYMNSSADIKAFTGKHGGTICTSSNAQRALEWAFEQGSKVLFLPDQHLGRNTAVRDMGMTLEDCVLYNPHKPNGGLTAEQLRDAKMILWRGHCSVHGRFSLDSVNDVRARIPGVNVLVHPECKHEVVEAADHVGSTEYIIKALEAAPAGSKWAIGTELNLVRRLANRFASEDKEVVFLDKTVCFCSTMNRIDLPHLVWTLESLAEGNLVNRIEVDRETEQFARLALERMLALP; encoded by the coding sequence GTGACCACCGCCCAGACCCAGGAACTCGACGTACAGCCGACGCCCCTCGCCCTGCTGCTCCTCGGCCGTGAGGCCGACCCGAGGAGCGAGCGCGGCGTCGACTGTCCCGGTGACCTGCCCTCGCCGTCCGACCCGGACCTGGTCGAGCGCGCCCGCGCGGCCAAGGAGAAGCTCGGGGACAAGGTCTTCGTGCTCGGCCACCACTACCAGCGCGACGAGGTCATCCAGTTCGCGGATGTCACGGGGGACTCCTTCAAGCTCGCCAAGGACGCCGCCGCGCGTCCCGAGGCCGAGTACATCGTGTTCTGCGGTGTGCACTTCATGGCCGAGTCGGCGGACATCCTGACCTCCGACGACCAGAAGGTGGTCCTGCCCGACCTGGCCGCCGGCTGCTCGATGGCCGACATGGCCACCGCCGAGCAGGTCGCCGAGTGCTGGGACGTGCTGACCGAGGCCGGGATAGCCGAGCAGGTCGTGCCCGTCTCGTACATGAACTCGTCCGCGGACATCAAGGCGTTCACGGGCAAGCACGGAGGCACGATCTGCACGTCGTCGAATGCTCAGCGGGCCCTGGAGTGGGCCTTCGAGCAGGGGTCGAAGGTGCTGTTCCTCCCCGACCAGCACCTCGGGCGCAACACCGCGGTCCGTGACATGGGGATGACGCTGGAGGACTGCGTCCTCTACAACCCCCACAAGCCGAACGGCGGGCTCACGGCCGAGCAGCTCCGGGACGCCAAGATGATCCTGTGGCGGGGCCACTGCTCGGTGCACGGCCGCTTCTCGCTCGACTCGGTCAACGACGTGCGCGCCCGGATCCCCGGTGTCAACGTCCTGGTGCACCCCGAGTGCAAGCACGAGGTCGTCGAGGCGGCGGACCACGTGGGTTCCACGGAGTACATCATCAAGGCCCTGGAGGCGGCTCCGGCCGGTTCCAAGTGGGCGATCGGCACGGAGCTGAACCTTGTACGGCGGCTGGCGAACCGTTTCGCGAGCGAGGACAAGGAGGTCGTCTTCCTCGACAAGACGGTCTGCTTCTGCTCGACCATGAACCGCATCGACCTCCCCCACCTGGTCTGGACCCTGGAGTCCCTGGCCGAGGGCAACCTCGTCAACCGCATCGAGGTGGACCGGGAGACGGAGCAGTTCGCGAGACTGGCGCTTGAGCGGATGCTGGCGCTGCCGTAG
- a CDS encoding response regulator transcription factor, with product MTIRVLLADDQALLRSAFRVLVDSEPDMEVVGEASDGAEAVRLAREERADIVLMDIRMPGTDGLAATRLISADPGLAHVRVVMLTTFEVDEYVVQSLRAGASGFLGKGSEPDELLNAIRIAAGGEALLSPAATKGLIAKFLAQGDGDDDRDPARAERLEALTVREREVLVQVAGGHSNDEIAERLAVSPLTVKTHVNRAMAKLGARDRAQLVVIAYESGLVRPRVE from the coding sequence ATGACCATCCGCGTCCTGCTCGCCGACGATCAGGCACTGCTGCGCAGCGCGTTCCGCGTCCTGGTCGACTCCGAGCCCGACATGGAGGTCGTCGGAGAAGCCTCGGACGGGGCGGAGGCGGTGCGCCTGGCCCGCGAGGAACGGGCCGACATCGTGCTCATGGACATCCGCATGCCCGGCACCGACGGTCTCGCCGCGACCCGGCTCATCAGCGCCGACCCGGGCCTCGCCCACGTACGCGTCGTCATGCTGACGACCTTCGAGGTCGACGAGTACGTGGTGCAGTCGCTGCGCGCCGGAGCCTCCGGGTTCCTCGGCAAGGGCTCCGAGCCGGACGAACTGCTCAACGCGATCCGGATCGCGGCGGGCGGCGAGGCGCTGTTGTCGCCGGCCGCCACCAAGGGGCTGATCGCGAAGTTCCTCGCGCAGGGGGACGGCGACGACGACCGGGACCCCGCTCGCGCCGAACGCCTCGAAGCGCTGACCGTCCGGGAGCGCGAGGTCCTCGTCCAGGTCGCCGGCGGCCACTCGAACGACGAGATCGCCGAGCGCCTCGCGGTCAGCCCGCTCACGGTGAAGACTCACGTCAACCGGGCCATGGCCAAGCTGGGCGCCCGCGACCGGGCCCAACTGGTGGTTATCGCGTACGAGTCGGGACTGGTACGCCCAAGGGTGGAGTGA
- a CDS encoding carbohydrate kinase family protein gives MRIAVSGSIATDHLMTFPGRFADQLVADQLHTVSLSFLVDNLDVRRGGVGANIAFGMGQLGSSPILVGAAGSDFDEYRAWLDRHGVDTASVRISEVLHTARFVCTTDADHNQIGSFYTGAMSEARLIELKAVADRVGGLDLVLIGADDPEGMLRHTEECRTRSIPFAADFSQQIARMNGDEIRLLLDGATYLFSNEYEKGLIESKTGWSDAEILAKVGHRVTTLGARGVRIESVDGDPIEVGVPEETAKVDPTGVGDAFRAGFLSGLAWGVSHERAAQVGCMLATLVIETKGTQEYQLKRSHFLDRFTKAYGHDAATEVQGHLA, from the coding sequence GTGCGTATCGCAGTCTCGGGCTCCATCGCCACCGATCACCTCATGACCTTCCCCGGCCGCTTCGCCGACCAGCTGGTCGCGGATCAGCTGCACACGGTCTCCCTCTCCTTCCTCGTCGACAACCTGGACGTACGCCGGGGAGGTGTGGGAGCGAACATCGCCTTCGGCATGGGCCAGCTCGGCTCCTCGCCCATCCTGGTCGGGGCGGCGGGCTCCGACTTCGACGAGTACCGGGCCTGGCTGGACCGGCACGGCGTCGACACCGCGTCCGTACGGATCTCCGAGGTGCTGCACACCGCGCGCTTCGTCTGCACCACGGACGCCGACCACAACCAGATCGGCTCCTTCTATACCGGCGCCATGAGCGAGGCCCGCCTCATCGAGCTCAAGGCCGTCGCCGACCGTGTGGGCGGACTCGACCTGGTCCTGATCGGCGCGGACGACCCCGAGGGGATGCTCCGGCACACCGAGGAGTGCCGGACCCGCTCGATCCCCTTCGCCGCCGACTTCTCCCAGCAGATCGCGCGCATGAACGGCGACGAGATCCGTCTGCTCCTCGACGGGGCGACGTACCTCTTCTCGAACGAGTACGAGAAGGGGCTCATCGAGTCCAAGACCGGCTGGAGCGATGCGGAGATCCTCGCCAAGGTCGGGCACCGGGTGACGACCCTCGGGGCTCGCGGGGTGCGGATCGAGAGTGTGGACGGGGATCCGATCGAGGTCGGTGTGCCGGAGGAGACGGCGAAGGTCGACCCCACCGGGGTCGGGGACGCCTTCCGGGCGGGCTTCCTGTCGGGACTGGCCTGGGGGGTCTCGCACGAGCGGGCCGCACAGGTCGGGTGCATGCTCGCGACGCTCGTCATCGAGACGAAGGGCACGCAGGAGTACCAGTTGAAGCGGTCGCACTTCTTGGACCGGTTCACGAAGGCGTACGGGCATGACGCCGCGACGGAGGTCCAAGGGCACCTGGCTTAG
- a CDS encoding sensor histidine kinase gives MSTLERARNRLRAYPLLVDGALAAAVLACMLVGSFADPNGRHGGPDWGARTPDIPSLALMLLAATALVFRRRHPLRVLAATSALSAVEFVTGDPRAPVAMSAVVALYTVASATDRPTTWRVGLLTMTVLTGIAMLAGPLPWYAQENLGIFAWTGMAAAAGDAVRSRRAFVHAIRERAERAERTREEEARRRVAEERLRIARDLHDVVAHHIALVNVQAGVAAHVMDKRPDQAKEALAHVREASRSALNELRATVGLLRQSGDPEAPTEPAPGLHRLEELVGTFRSAGLPVEVARTDHGTALPAAVDLAAYRVIQEALTNVRKHAGPDARAEVSVVRVGPNVEITVLDNGPGDDAEARLEENGGHGLLGMRERVTALNGVCTAGPRYGGGFRVHAILPVKSRTGSAASTVASASAASTPAASTPAASTPAASAPAAAATASTTASPTASPTASPTASPKAPTGDPA, from the coding sequence GTGAGCACACTGGAGCGAGCCCGGAACCGCCTGCGGGCATACCCGCTGCTGGTGGACGGCGCCCTCGCGGCCGCAGTCCTCGCCTGCATGCTCGTCGGCTCGTTCGCGGACCCGAACGGCCGACACGGCGGCCCGGACTGGGGCGCCCGCACCCCCGACATCCCCAGCCTCGCGCTCATGCTGCTGGCCGCCACGGCCCTGGTCTTCCGCCGCCGCCACCCCCTGAGGGTCCTCGCCGCGACGAGCGCCCTGTCCGCCGTGGAGTTCGTGACGGGCGACCCCAGGGCCCCCGTCGCGATGTCAGCCGTCGTCGCCCTCTACACGGTGGCGTCGGCGACCGACCGGCCCACCACCTGGCGCGTGGGCCTGCTCACCATGACCGTGCTGACAGGGATCGCCATGCTCGCCGGCCCCCTGCCCTGGTACGCACAGGAGAACCTCGGCATCTTCGCCTGGACCGGCATGGCCGCCGCCGCGGGCGACGCGGTCCGCAGCCGCCGCGCCTTCGTACACGCCATACGCGAACGAGCCGAGCGCGCCGAGCGCACACGCGAGGAGGAGGCCCGCCGCCGCGTCGCCGAGGAACGCCTCCGGATCGCCCGCGACCTGCACGACGTCGTCGCCCACCACATCGCACTCGTCAACGTGCAGGCCGGAGTGGCCGCGCACGTCATGGACAAGCGTCCGGACCAGGCCAAGGAAGCCCTCGCCCACGTCCGCGAGGCCAGCCGCTCCGCGCTCAACGAACTCCGGGCGACCGTGGGCCTGTTGAGGCAGTCCGGCGACCCCGAGGCGCCCACCGAACCCGCCCCGGGCCTGCACCGCCTCGAAGAGCTCGTCGGTACCTTCCGCAGCGCGGGCCTGCCCGTGGAAGTGGCCCGCACCGACCACGGCACCGCCCTCCCCGCGGCCGTCGACCTGGCCGCGTACCGCGTCATCCAGGAAGCCCTCACCAATGTGCGCAAGCACGCGGGCCCGGACGCGAGGGCCGAGGTCAGCGTCGTACGCGTGGGGCCGAACGTGGAGATCACCGTCCTCGACAACGGGCCGGGCGACGACGCCGAGGCCCGGCTGGAGGAGAACGGCGGCCACGGGCTTCTCGGTATGCGCGAGCGGGTCACGGCCCTGAACGGCGTCTGCACCGCCGGACCCCGATACGGAGGCGGCTTCCGGGTCCATGCGATCCTGCCGGTCAAGAGCCGCACCGGAAGCGCCGCGTCCACAGTGGCGTCCGCATCAGCGGCATCCACGCCAGCGGCATCCACGCCAGCGGCATCCACGCCAGCGGCATCCGCACCGGCGGCAGCGGCCACCGCATCAACCACCGCATCGCCCACCGCATCGCCCACCGCATCGCCCACCGCATCGCCCAAGGCACCCACGGGGGACCCCGCATGA
- a CDS encoding efflux RND transporter permease subunit: MSWLSRFSLAQRALIGLMSIIALAFGAIAIPQLKQQLLPTIELPMVSVLAPYQGASPDVVEKQVVEPLEDTLEAVDGISGLTSTASEGNALVMVSFDYGNNADRIVADVQQAVSRARTQLPDTVDPQVVAGSTDDIPTVVLAVTSDKDQQALSDQLDRTVVPGLKDIDGVGQVTVDGVRDLEVAVTPDDAKLAKAGLTTAALGQALQAGGATVPAGSFDEDGSNRTVQVGGGFTALKQIEDLMVTGEGGKKPVRLGAVATVEEKPARTESITRTNGRPSLAVAVTMDHDGSAVAVSDAVQDKLPGMRKDLGSGATLTVVSDQGPAVSKSIKGLTTEGALGLLFAVLVILVFLASIRSTLVTAVSIPLSVVLALIVLWTRDESLNILTLGALTIAIGRVVDDSIVVLENIKRHLGYGEERQEAILKAVREVAGAVTSSTLTTVAVFLPIGLTGGMVGELFGSFSLTVTAALLASLLVSLTVVPVLSYWFLRAPKDVRGVDPDEARRKAEEKEARSRLQRFYVPVLRFATRRRLTSVAIAAAVLIGTFGMAPLLKTNFFDQGEQEILTVKQELKPGTSLAATDAETKKIEKMLDGVKGVEDYQVTVGSSGFMAAFGGGTDTNQASYTVKVDGSASFDDVQDRIEEGLGKLSGIGTTTVAAGDGFGSQDLSVVVKAADADVLRKASEEVRDAVAGLDDVTDVTSDLAQSVPRISVKANDKAAAAGFNDTTLGAAVTQAVRGTTSGKAILDDTERDVVIKSAKPAETLSELRNLSLGSVKLGDIATVQLVDGPVSMTRIDGRRAATITAKPTGDNTGAVSSDLTAKLDALKLPAGATADIGGVSQDQEDSFASLGLAMLAAIALVFMLLVATFRSLIQPLILLVSIPFAATGAIGLLVVTGTPLGVPSMIGMLMLIGIVVTNAIVLIDLINQYRKQGYGVVEAVVEGGRHRLRPILMTALATIFALLPMALGVTGEGGFIAKPLAVVVIGGLITSTLLTLLLVPTLYAMVELRKERRAKKKAAKRAKKAEASDSDSDSDSDKPEPVGV; the protein is encoded by the coding sequence ATGTCCTGGCTGTCCCGCTTCAGCCTCGCCCAACGTGCCCTCATCGGCCTGATGTCGATCATCGCCCTGGCCTTCGGGGCGATAGCCATCCCGCAGCTCAAGCAACAGCTGCTGCCCACCATCGAATTACCCATGGTGTCGGTCCTGGCGCCGTACCAGGGCGCGTCCCCCGACGTGGTCGAGAAGCAGGTCGTCGAGCCCCTTGAGGACACCCTCGAAGCAGTCGACGGGATCTCGGGCCTCACCTCCACGGCCAGCGAGGGCAACGCCCTCGTCATGGTCTCCTTCGACTACGGCAACAACGCCGACCGGATCGTCGCCGACGTCCAGCAGGCCGTGAGCCGCGCCCGTACGCAGCTCCCGGACACCGTGGACCCGCAGGTCGTCGCCGGCTCCACCGACGACATCCCGACCGTGGTCCTCGCCGTCACCTCCGACAAGGACCAGCAGGCCCTCTCGGACCAGCTTGACCGCACGGTCGTGCCCGGGCTGAAGGACATCGACGGCGTCGGCCAGGTCACCGTCGACGGCGTGCGGGACCTGGAGGTCGCGGTCACGCCCGACGACGCGAAGCTGGCGAAGGCGGGGCTGACCACGGCCGCGCTCGGCCAGGCCCTCCAGGCGGGCGGCGCGACCGTCCCGGCCGGCTCCTTCGACGAGGACGGCAGCAACCGCACGGTCCAGGTCGGCGGCGGCTTCACCGCGCTGAAGCAGATCGAGGACCTGATGGTCACGGGCGAGGGCGGCAAGAAGCCCGTACGCCTCGGTGCCGTCGCCACCGTCGAGGAGAAGCCCGCCCGGACGGAGTCCATCACGCGGACGAACGGCAGGCCCAGCCTCGCGGTCGCCGTCACCATGGACCACGACGGCAGCGCGGTCGCGGTCTCCGACGCGGTCCAGGACAAGCTGCCCGGCATGCGCAAGGACCTCGGCTCCGGCGCCACGCTCACGGTCGTCAGCGACCAGGGCCCGGCCGTCTCCAAGTCCATCAAGGGCCTGACCACCGAAGGCGCGCTCGGTCTGCTCTTCGCGGTCCTGGTCATCCTGGTCTTCCTGGCGTCGATCCGCTCGACGCTGGTCACCGCGGTCTCCATCCCGCTCTCGGTCGTCCTCGCGCTCATCGTGCTGTGGACCCGCGACGAGTCGCTCAACATCCTGACGCTGGGCGCCCTGACCATCGCCATCGGCCGGGTCGTCGACGACTCGATCGTGGTCCTGGAGAACATCAAGCGTCACCTCGGCTACGGCGAGGAGCGCCAGGAGGCGATCCTCAAGGCCGTACGCGAGGTCGCGGGCGCGGTCACCTCCTCGACGCTCACCACGGTCGCGGTGTTCCTGCCCATCGGTCTGACCGGCGGCATGGTCGGCGAGCTCTTCGGCTCGTTCTCCCTGACCGTCACGGCGGCCCTGCTGGCCTCGCTGCTCGTCTCGCTGACGGTCGTACCGGTGCTCTCGTACTGGTTCCTGCGTGCCCCCAAGGACGTGCGCGGCGTCGACCCGGACGAGGCGCGCCGCAAGGCCGAGGAGAAGGAGGCGCGCAGCCGCCTCCAGCGCTTCTACGTTCCCGTCCTGCGCTTCGCCACCCGCCGCCGCCTCACCAGCGTGGCGATCGCGGCGGCCGTCCTCATCGGTACGTTCGGCATGGCGCCCCTGCTGAAGACGAACTTCTTCGACCAGGGCGAGCAGGAAATCCTCACGGTCAAGCAGGAGTTGAAGCCCGGCACCAGCCTGGCGGCGACCGACGCCGAGACCAAGAAGATCGAGAAGATGCTCGACGGCGTCAAGGGCGTCGAGGACTACCAGGTCACGGTCGGTTCCTCCGGCTTCATGGCCGCGTTCGGCGGGGGCACGGACACCAACCAGGCCTCCTACACCGTCAAGGTGGACGGCTCGGCCTCCTTCGACGACGTCCAGGACCGCATCGAGGAGGGGCTCGGCAAGCTCTCCGGGATCGGTACGACGACGGTCGCGGCCGGTGACGGCTTCGGCAGCCAGGACCTGAGCGTCGTGGTGAAGGCCGCCGACGCCGACGTACTGCGCAAGGCCTCGGAGGAGGTACGGGACGCGGTCGCCGGGCTCGACGACGTCACCGACGTGACGAGCGACCTCGCCCAGTCCGTGCCGCGGATCTCGGTCAAGGCCAACGACAAGGCCGCCGCGGCCGGGTTCAACGACACGACCCTCGGCGCTGCCGTCACCCAGGCGGTGCGCGGCACCACCAGCGGCAAGGCGATCCTGGACGACACCGAGCGCGATGTCGTCATCAAGTCGGCGAAGCCGGCCGAGACGCTGTCCGAGCTGAGGAACCTCAGCCTCGGGTCCGTGAAGCTCGGCGACATCGCCACGGTCCAGCTGGTCGACGGTCCGGTCTCGATGACCCGCATCGACGGCCGGCGCGCGGCCACCATCACGGCGAAGCCGACCGGTGACAACACGGGCGCGGTCAGCTCCGACCTCACGGCGAAGCTCGACGCGCTCAAGCTGCCGGCCGGTGCCACGGCCGACATCGGCGGTGTCTCGCAGGACCAGGAGGACTCGTTCGCGTCCCTCGGTCTGGCGATGCTCGCGGCGATCGCGCTCGTCTTCATGCTGCTGGTCGCGACCTTCCGGTCGCTGATCCAGCCGCTGATCCTGCTCGTCTCGATCCCGTTCGCGGCGACGGGTGCCATCGGCCTGCTGGTCGTCACCGGTACGCCGTTGGGTGTGCCGTCGATGATCGGCATGCTGATGCTCATCGGCATCGTCGTGACCAACGCGATCGTGCTGATCGACCTGATCAACCAGTACCGCAAGCAGGGTTACGGCGTCGTCGAGGCCGTGGTGGAAGGCGGCCGGCACCGGCTCCGCCCGATCCTCATGACGGCGCTGGCCACCATCTTCGCCCTGCTGCCCATGGCGCTGGGCGTCACCGGCGAGGGCGGCTTCATCGCCAAGCCGCTGGCGGTGGTGGTGATCGGCGGTCTGATCACGTCGACGCTGCTGACCCTGCTCCTGGTGCCGACGCTCTACGCGATGGTCGAACTCCGCAAGGAGCGCCGCGCGAAGAAGAAGGCCGCGAAGCGGGCGAAGAAGGCCGAGGCCTCCGACTCCGATTCCGATTCCGATTCGGACAAGCCGGAGCCCGTGGGGGTGTAG
- a CDS encoding cysteine desulfurase/sulfurtransferase TusA family protein: MSYFDAASSAPLHPVARQALQASLDEGWADPARLYREGRRARLLLDAAREAAAEAIGCRPDELVFTTSGTRAVHTGIAGALAGRHRVGRHLIVSAVEHSSVLHSAEVHRNQGGTVSEVPVLRTGAVSPGVYAETLRPDTALACLQSANHEVGTEQPVAAVAEACRAAGVPLLVDAAQSLAWGPVEGGWSLLTGSAHKWGGPAGVGLLAVRKGVRYAPQGPADERESGRAPGFENIPGIVAAAASLRAVRAEAAAESARLRELTDRIRARVPELVPDVEVVGDPVRRLPHLLTFSCLYVDGETLLHELDREGFSVSSGSSCTSSTLTPSHVLKAMGVLSEGNVRVSLPLGTPAKDVDRFLDVLPRTVAAVREKLGAPTTAPKVTVEDGSPASLVVDTLGKRCPIPVIELAKVITDVPVGGTVRVLSDDEAARLDIPAWCEMRGQEYVGEEPAEGGTAYVVRRITM, encoded by the coding sequence GTGTCCTACTTCGACGCCGCATCCTCCGCCCCCCTCCACCCCGTGGCCCGCCAGGCCCTCCAGGCCTCCCTGGACGAGGGCTGGGCCGACCCGGCCCGCCTCTACCGGGAGGGACGGCGGGCGCGGCTCCTCCTGGACGCCGCCCGCGAGGCCGCCGCCGAGGCGATCGGCTGCCGTCCGGACGAGCTGGTGTTCACCACCTCCGGCACACGGGCGGTCCACACCGGAATCGCCGGCGCGCTCGCGGGACGCCACCGCGTCGGACGCCACCTGATCGTGTCCGCGGTCGAACATTCTTCGGTGCTCCATTCCGCAGAGGTCCACCGGAACCAGGGCGGCACGGTGTCCGAAGTGCCCGTTCTGCGCACGGGTGCGGTCTCCCCAGGCGTGTACGCCGAGACCCTGCGCCCCGACACCGCGCTCGCCTGCCTCCAGTCCGCCAACCACGAGGTGGGTACGGAGCAGCCGGTGGCCGCCGTCGCCGAGGCGTGCCGTGCGGCGGGCGTGCCGCTTCTGGTGGACGCGGCACAGTCGCTGGCCTGGGGGCCGGTCGAGGGCGGCTGGTCACTGCTGACCGGCAGCGCCCACAAGTGGGGCGGGCCCGCCGGGGTCGGGCTGCTCGCCGTACGCAAGGGAGTGCGGTACGCCCCTCAAGGCCCGGCCGACGAACGGGAGTCGGGGCGGGCTCCCGGCTTCGAGAACATCCCCGGGATCGTCGCCGCGGCGGCCTCCCTGCGGGCCGTACGGGCGGAGGCCGCCGCCGAGTCGGCCCGGCTGCGGGAGCTGACGGACCGGATCCGCGCGCGGGTGCCGGAACTCGTCCCGGACGTGGAGGTGGTGGGCGACCCGGTGCGCCGGCTCCCCCATCTCCTCACCTTCTCCTGTCTCTATGTCGACGGAGAGACACTGCTGCACGAGCTGGACCGTGAGGGTTTCTCGGTGTCGTCCGGATCGTCCTGTACGAGCAGCACGCTGACTCCGAGCCATGTCCTGAAGGCGATGGGCGTACTGAGCGAGGGCAACGTCAGGGTGTCCCTCCCCCTCGGCACCCCGGCAAAGGACGTGGACCGCTTCCTGGACGTGCTGCCCCGCACGGTCGCGGCGGTTCGCGAGAAGCTGGGCGCCCCCACGACCGCCCCCAAGGTGACCGTCGAGGACGGCTCCCCCGCCTCCCTCGTCGTGGACACCCTCGGCAAGCGCTGCCCGATCCCGGTGATCGAACTCGCCAAGGTGATCACCGACGTCCCGGTCGGCGGCACGGTCCGCGTCCTCTCCGACGACGAGGCGGCCCGCCTGGACATCCCGGCGTGGTGCGAGATGCGGGGCCAGGAGTACGTGGGCGAGGAACCGGCAGAGGGCGGAACGGCATACGTGGTCCGCCGCATCACGATGTAA
- a CDS encoding PspA/IM30 family protein, whose amino-acid sequence MSGVMKRMGMIFRAKANKALDRAEDPRETLDYSYQKQLELLQKVRRGVADVATSRKRLELQLNQLQSQSSKLEDQGRKALALGREDLAREALSRRAALQQQVTDLETQHQTLQGEEEKLTLAAQRLQAKVDAFRTKKETIKATYTAAQAQTRIGEAFSGISEEMGDVGMAIQRAEDKTAQLQARAGAIDELLASGALDDSSGLAKDDIQTELDRLSGGTDVELELQRMKAELAGGSSSQQAIEGGKGQTQSQQQPKDTPRFDKQ is encoded by the coding sequence ATGAGCGGTGTCATGAAGCGTATGGGGATGATCTTCCGCGCGAAGGCGAACAAGGCCCTTGACCGGGCCGAGGACCCGCGCGAAACCCTCGACTACTCGTACCAGAAGCAGCTGGAGCTGCTGCAGAAAGTGCGCCGGGGTGTCGCCGACGTGGCGACCTCCCGCAAGCGCCTGGAGCTGCAGCTGAACCAGCTCCAGAGCCAGTCCTCCAAGCTGGAGGACCAGGGCCGCAAGGCGCTCGCGCTCGGCCGGGAGGACCTGGCCCGTGAGGCGCTGTCGCGCCGTGCCGCGCTCCAGCAGCAGGTCACCGACCTGGAGACGCAGCACCAGACCCTCCAGGGCGAGGAGGAGAAGCTCACCCTCGCGGCGCAGCGGCTCCAGGCCAAGGTCGACGCCTTCCGGACCAAGAAGGAAACGATCAAGGCGACGTACACGGCCGCCCAGGCGCAGACCCGGATCGGGGAGGCCTTCTCCGGCATCTCCGAGGAGATGGGCGACGTCGGCATGGCCATCCAGCGCGCCGAGGACAAGACCGCGCAGCTCCAGGCGCGCGCCGGTGCCATCGACGAGCTGCTCGCCTCCGGCGCCCTCGACGACTCCTCCGGGCTCGCCAAGGACGACATCCAGACCGAGCTCGACCGGCTCTCCGGCGGCACGGACGTGGAGCTGGAGCTCCAGCGCATGAAGGCCGAGCTGGCCGGCGGGTCCTCCTCCCAGCAGGCGATCGAGGGCGGCAAGGGTCAGACTCAGTCCCAGCAGCAGCCGAAGGACACTCCGCGCTTCGACAAGCAGTAG
- the coxB gene encoding cytochrome c oxidase subunit II — MRRKLLQAMTAGLVLATATGCTYEDFPRLGMPTPTTEEAPRILSLWQGSWAAALATGVLVWALILWSAFFHRRSRTKVEVPPQTRYNMPIEALYTVVPLIIVSVLFYFTARDETKLLSLDEKPDVTVNVVGFQWSWGFNYIADVDGSTGDAATDKNLDAIPNRFKEQFPANAGGVYDVGTPATKNLQTGNPGPTLWLPKGKTVRFILTSRDVIHSFWVVPFLMKQDVIPGHTNSFQVTPNKEGTFLGKCAELCGVDHSRMLFNVKVVSPERYEAHLKELAEKGQTGYVPAGIEQTDHEKNRETNNL, encoded by the coding sequence ATGCGGCGGAAGCTGCTGCAGGCGATGACTGCGGGCCTGGTCCTGGCGACCGCCACCGGTTGCACATACGAGGACTTCCCGCGCCTTGGTATGCCCACCCCGACCACGGAAGAGGCTCCGCGGATCCTCTCCCTGTGGCAGGGCTCGTGGGCGGCAGCGCTCGCCACGGGCGTGCTGGTCTGGGCCCTGATCCTGTGGAGTGCGTTCTTCCACCGGCGCAGCCGCACCAAGGTCGAAGTTCCTCCGCAGACCCGGTACAACATGCCCATCGAGGCGCTGTACACGGTGGTCCCGCTCATCATCGTCTCGGTGCTCTTCTACTTCACGGCCCGCGATGAGACGAAGCTCCTCAGTCTCGACGAGAAGCCCGACGTCACGGTCAACGTGGTCGGCTTCCAGTGGAGCTGGGGCTTCAACTACATCGCGGACGTCGACGGCTCGACCGGTGACGCGGCGACCGACAAGAACCTGGACGCGATTCCGAACAGGTTCAAGGAGCAGTTCCCGGCGAACGCCGGCGGTGTCTACGACGTCGGTACGCCCGCCACGAAGAACCTGCAGACGGGCAACCCCGGTCCGACCCTCTGGCTCCCCAAGGGCAAGACGGTCCGCTTCATCCTCACTTCGCGTGACGTCATCCACTCCTTCTGGGTGGTGCCGTTCCTCATGAAGCAGGACGTCATCCCGGGACACACCAACTCCTTCCAGGTGACTCCCAACAAGGAGGGCACCTTCCTGGGCAAGTGCGCCGAACTCTGCGGCGTCGACCACTCCCGGATGCTCTTCAACGTGAAGGTCGTCTCTCCCGAGCGCTACGAGGCCCACCTCAAGGAGCTCGCCGAGAAGGGTCAGACCGGTTACGTCCCGGCCGGCATCGAGCAGACGGACCACGAGAAGAACCGGGAGACGAACAACCTGTGA